AATTAATCCCTtgtaatttaaagaaaacaaccaaaaacctGCTGATATTCAAATAGGTCCTGTTTGTACAGCTGAAAGTTGTGTGAAGGTTTCTTTTCTCACAGAAGATTAGTTTtatatctaaaatattttctagttgACTGTGATATCTAACTTGGGCAATAGTCtttcttgattttgtttttgatgtgcaaatatttaatggaaCTTCTAAACTTCTTGCTGTGTCCTTGTTGGAAATGGAGTGCTGCCCTTCGTTTgtgagagaaaagcagcaatatGTTTATTGTCATGAGTCTTTAGGCTTTCTGTCAAGGAGTTTATTATTTCTGGGACCTGAGCACATGGAGTGTAGGCTGGTGAGGGTGTGACAAGCCgtgtcccactgtccctgcaggcgTCGGGGGCATCGAGACGGAGGCGGTGATGCTGGGAATGCCGCTCACCCTCACCCTGCCTGAGGTGGTGGGCTGTGAGCTGACAGGTGCAGTCAGCCCCTTTGCCACATCCATAGACATCGTCCTCAGCATTACAAAGGTAAGAGTTCCATGCCTTTTCAAACAAAAGAGAGATTAATGGAAGTACTGCCAGTGTTGCttgagaaattaattaaatgagGGCAGTGTTTTTAGTATACCTTTAATTGTGGCAGTGCAGAAAGGTACAAATAATCTCTAACCATTTTTATTTGCTAGTCCTTTGAagtagtggggtttttttctttcccctctatAGTGGTTTGCTTATAGACCCTCTTTaactaaaaataattcttttttttttttttttttcaaacatagGCATTAGGGTTTcaactttttgttttaaatgcttATGACTTGTGAATTGTGACAAACACAGCTTGCACTGTATATCTTCATATACCAGGTATTGTGTGTTCTTTCCAACAGCATCTTAGACAAGCTGATGTGGCTGGAAAAtttgttgagttttttgggaGTGGTGTTTCCCAGCTGTCTGTAGCAGACCGAACCACAATAGCCAATATGTGTCCTGAATATGGTGCTATTCTGAGTTTTTTCCCTGTTGATAATGTGACATTGAAGCACTTAAAGCATGCAGGTAAATATTAAACTAAAGCAAGGATTCGTTGTAATTGTGGTTTTCAGTTGTGGTAATACATGTTTTTTACTCTGCAGAAAAACCCACTGCAAGAACTATTGAGTTTTTGCTTCAAACTCCTTAATTCTTACGTGGTGCTTTTCTGCAGAGTTCTGATGTGGATTTAACATGGAATTAGACTTGTGCTTGAGGTTTGTGTCCAGTCTGGTCCATTTGTCTAATGCCTGAGTTACCAACTCGACACTGCTTTTCAGCATCCAGAGTCCTGGTTTTTGGAAGCACATGGAAGcctataaaaaaaattaaagatgttttcacttatttttaaatatgtatggAATGTAACTCTTCTTGATTTTAAATAAATCCCATAACCACCTGGAGATTCCCTACAAAATCAAACCTAGAAATAAGTGAAACTGCAGAACAAACCTGAACATTGCTCTGATTTTTCCCAGGGGTTTATGTTTCCCTTTGAAGTGCATGATTTCACTGGCATCTCAGGCTAAGCAAGGAGGATGTCAGTTCCTTATCAAGCTACTGCAAGCAGGAAACCACAGGGTGACAGATGCCAAAAAAAGCTCATTCATGAGTGAGACTTTCTGAGACTGAAACGTGTCAGTTTCACATAAGAGTTAAATGCTTTCAATAGCAAACGTTTTTGTCTGATCAGTGCAGAGCAGATGGATGGGTTTGGAAGAGTAGCCAGCAGTACTGCCTATTGTCAGCTAAGCACAGGGTCTGTGTTAGACAAGGAAGCCCTAACACAGAAAAGCCTTATGGACTTCAGGGACACAACTGTCAACTTAGTAAGCTACCCCTGCTAGAGTTGGAATAGCTTATTTTATTCCTTGACATATCAAGACAAGTTAAgataatttaggaaaaaatgtaatgatttataaatgttttaatttgTGTGTGTCATTCCTGAATAGAAGTTGGGATATGGAAGTGGTgtagttggaaaaaaaaagtactttgaaTATTACACTTAAAACAATCTGAGTGTCTGTAAGTTgtgtgatttattttatttatgtcttTAATGTGACTTTTCTCATGTTTGACATGACCTTCCTTAGGTTTTGATAAGGCCAAGCTTGAAGTCACAGAAGCATATCTTAAAGCTGTGAAGTTATTTCGAAATGATGAGAGTTCTTCCAGAGAGCCTGAGTATTCCCAGGTATGCTTGAAAGGAGTTGGTTTTTTGATTCTTATAAATAACTACTGATTATTTCAGTCTTGTCTCCCACTGTAACTTTCATTGCTTTCAGCAAAGTCTTTTTTATTAACTCAGAGTTTTGAGAAAGCAGAGTTTGTAAGACATAGAGGGGTGGGGATAAGAAGGGAAGCACGGTACCATTATGTCAGTACAGATACTGAATTCCAGTCATCCCAAGGACTGTGAATGGTAGAAAAGGTATGGATAATGTTAAAACATGTGGAATAAGAGGAATAGCCTCTTGAGTGAGCAGTGTTGAAAATGGAATCTCCCAGAGTTCTAGATGTCTGAGAGCATTCAAATTTGGAGAAGAGTTCTGGGAGTCTCGGGAAAGTATTACatgcactgctgggctggggttgGTAATGCCTGCACTTTCTGTTTCTTGGTGTCTTAGGTCGTGCAAGTTAGTCTAAGTTCTATAATTCCATATGTCAGTGGCCCCAAGAGATCCCAAGATAGAGTGGCTGTTAATAACATGAAAAGTGACTTCCAAGCCTGCTTAAATGAAAAGGTTTGTATTGCTGATACTTGCTTCAAAAGGTATTTCCTATCATTCACATGAATAAATGTTGTATTACCTATTCCTTGGATACCTACTGAGCCCTCCTTATTACTACACAACTGCTGTTCCAGGGTGTTCTGGTCTTGCTTGACAGGCATCCCAAGAGTAAATCATAGGTGTGTTTGGCAGGAACATGAACTTCCCAAAGTCCTTAATTTCACAGTTTAGATTGCTAGGGAGAAGAAACTTTAGGTAGTCCATTGTGTGAGCTTAGCaaacattttcactttttcagggtttttttaaacagttttataTTACTTCATTTCTGAAACAGAATTTACCCTAAGAAAACTCATCACACCTTAAAGGAGATGCAGAAAGACTGCCAAGATTTGCAGCTGAGTGCTCTGAGTTCTTACATTAGCAAATGATTTTTTCTTGCAGTTTAATTTGTCTTCACAGAGTGAATGTTTTTACTCTGAAGGTACTGGTTTTGGTTAGGGATATCCAGGGGTATCTGAAGAGTGCAGCTAATATAGGAATGTaccttcattttcatttcatttctcattAATGTTCAAGACTTACAGCAGTATTAGAAACAGCTTCTAATGAGGCCTGTGGTACTGTGGTTCAGTTGTGCTGGAGGGAGATCATAGCTGATGGTAGAAGACAAAGGGTgaggttgaaagggacctctggaggaTGTTTGAGTGCTGCAGAGCACTCAGGTGAGTGTGGAAAATGCTAATGGACCTACTCTGGTTTAGTTACCACCCTCTTGCAATTAAAAGCTTGGACATGCTTCTAATTCAGGAACAAGTATTGTGTAGATTAGACAAGTATTCTCAAGGAGATGTTCTTCCATGTGTACGAGGAAGTGAGTTGTGGAACAGCCACACACAGACTGACGTTTGTTCACAACTGTTGCAAAGTTAAAGCAGTTGTGAAGGAAGAAGGCTGAGACCCATGTACAGACAGAGGGACATGAACTGAGAGCTGCTTTTAAAATCATGTCAGGGTTCCTCGTGGCACAGCTGAGTATTATTTCAAAACCAGTGTTTACTTGGTCTTGCTGTAATGTCATCCTTTGTACTGTAACAACTGCTAACATGAATTTTTGTCATCCAGTCTGGTGTTAAAGGGTTTCAGATTGCAGCTGAGAAGCAGAATGACATTGTGCCTGTTCAGTATGAAGGAAATGAATACAAGCTATCCCACGGCTGCGTTGTCATTGCTGCAGTCATCAGCTGTACAAACAATTGCAATCCATCTGTCATGCTTGCTGCAGGTATGTTGGGACCAGAGAGTTCAGCATCTTAATGGTGCTCCCATGCTTCACAGCCCTCACCTTCACTTTTGTAGGCTCTCTTCACAGGTTTGAAACTGCAGACTTGTAGCCTTAGCTTGTAGGTTCTGGCTAGGGTATGTAGGAAAGTTGCTTTTCCTTAATACAATCCAAGTTTGTCCCCTAAAGCAGTATTAAGGACAGCAATTATAAAATCTTTACACTTGGTAGTATGACAGCAAGTAAGCAGTTCTAGGGCTCCTGTCAGTGCACAGTGGCATAGCTGATGCAGGAGATGGGCTTTAGCTTCAAGCCTGTCCTGGAGGATGAGCTGTCAtgccacagccagcacagaaacTCTGTATTGCTGAGCAGTTGCTCTGTCGTTGCCTCAGGGGTATCTGCCATGCCATCCTAGCTGCAGATGGTTTTGCTGGAACAGCTCATCTGACAGACCTTGCTCTCCTGTTTTTAACATCCTCTGTGGCCAAGGTGAACTTCCCCTTAGGGCTGTGTGGCCTGTCTGTGGAGGCTGAATGGATTGGCACTGTGAGCTAGAACATGGTAAAGAGATTTGTCTTAGAGAAAGTAAAATGAGTGTCTACCTTCCAGGAATGGGAATAAAATCATGCATGGTATTGTTATGCATCAAGAAACTTTATTCAGGCCAGTGACTGCTTGAATAGTTTAATAAACTGAATCCTCTGGGGGTTTTTATGCTTGATTTAACTGAGGTAGAACCATACAGATGTCCTATGAAGGGATATACAAATCATAATCTgtgtccttttttcttttttgtttggtagGACTGCTGGCCAAAAAAGCTGTTGAGGCTGGCCTGGTGGTGAAGCCCTACATCAGAACAAGTTTATCACCTGGCAGTGGCATGGTTACACATTACCTCAGTTCCAGTGGAGTATTGCCATACCTCAGCAAGCTTGGGTAAGGCCTGGCTCGGGTGAGTCTGGGCAGGTGCTGCATACAGGGCTTGGATGGGCTGATAAACAGGATTGCTGTTCATTTGGGGCTGCCTAATTCCTAACTTAAGAGATTGATGTTTTGCTTCCTTGCTGACTTAAAGTTATTCTCCTTCATGGTATTCCCACTTCAAAATTTATGATATGTAGCTCTAATAAATCAGAGCTGTTTTTCCAGTCACAAATTACTTCATTTTAAGTGACTTGCAGGATAGGATGTACTTGATGATGTATTCTAAAGGTGGAAACTGGATGCAAATTTGTCAGGACAGTCTGTATTTGTCTTCTCTTATCATGGCTGCTGTCAAGGGTTGTTTAGTTAATGGTTTTGGTTGCTCTGTAGCAGTAACAGAATAGGCTTAATATTCTGTAACAGTGCCCAGCTGTGGTTTGCATCAGTGACATGTAGTGCCTGTTGTTCATTTTCTAAAATGTCTTAACTATCAAGGGACAAAAAATTCTTGGAGATTGTTAACataactgctttttcttttattaacaaATTGCTCATTACCATGGGTGACTTGATTGGTTTTTCCCATGCAGGTTTGAGGTTGTTGGTTACGGGTGTTCCACCTGTGTTGGGAACACGGCCCCTTTGCCAGAAGCCATCAGGAATGCAATAAAACAGGTAAAGTTCTGGCTGGCTTGTTGAACACAGAAATGTATTTCTCACCCAGTTAAGCAATCAAGAAATACAGTAGTCCATGCAAAGTACACTTCATTTTTGGTTTGGACATAACATAATATTGTTGGCGTATTTGCTTGTTCGAGGGTGACCGTGCCAGTTCATTGCTgtgtaaaataaatgtaataaatgaTATTTGTAAAATACAGTTATAAATTACAAGATAAATTTATATGATCTAATCTTGCAGAGGATGCAATGTGTAGATTTTGTATCATAAGTGGAGGGTTTTAAAGAGCTATTAGCTTGAATAATTTTAACCAGCACTGTCTAAACAGctacagctttttcttttgaagcagaagaaaaataaataaatggcaGGAGAGGAGTTTAATGAAGTGACAGGAGACCACTTCAGTgggtcaaaaaagaaaatgagaaggatAGTGAGAGAGAGCAAAATGCCTTTCAGTTGTTGTGTTAGAGTAAATATTTGAAGGGCAATGCTAAATGCACATCTGACTCAGTCAATAGAAATAGCAGAAGCTGTTGAAGTACTCCAAACTGCTGGAGCAGTACGTGTGGCTCTGCCTTCCAGGGAGATCTCATTGCCTGTGGGGTGTTGTCGGGCACCAAGAACTTTGAGGGCCGCCTGTGTGACTGTGTCCGTGCCAACTACCTGGCGTCCCCTCCGCTGGTGGTGGCCTACGCCATCGCGGGCACCGTGCACATCGACTTCGACACGGAGCCCTTGGGTGAGTGTTTGCCtacagcttctgctgctgctgctgctgcacatggGCACAGATTTCTGCACATGATTCCAGCACCAGAGCCAACACGTTTGAAGAGAAAGCACAGCCATATTTGGTTTGCTCGTGGCTAAAGCAAGGCATTCACTTAACTGATCAAATTCTTTGCCTATCTGGTACTATCTCTGCAGGCCTGAATATATACACATGTATATTCTAATAAAAATCTCAAGTCTAATAGTTTATTCTTCCAAACTACTGTTGTGTTTAAAATCTTACTCAGGCACTGGCTTTAATGGCAAAAGTATTTACTTACGAGATATTTGGCCCACAAGACAAGAACTTCACACAGTGGAGGAAGAGCGTGTGATATCATCCATGTTTAAGGAATTGAAAGAAAAGATGGAGGTAAGAGTGGTCCTTTGTACATAATTTAAATGTTGCATTTCATTGTATCTTTAATATCTTGCGGTTGAATGTGATTGGTTTGccatttatttctgttataGTAATGGAGTACTTAACTGAGATGGGTACTTGTATTTAAAAGCAATTCCTAAGTAATACCCAGTGATGTAACCTGTAATATgtaatagaaaattatttactaAATAATAGTGATTAATAAAAACACCAGTATGTCTTCAGTTTTTGAGTGTAAAAATACAGTAAACTaacttctgttcttttttatttattttctttcttgtagaAAGGAAACAAACGATGGAATTTACTGGAAGCACCAGAGTCGACTTTATTTCCCTGGGATTTAAAATCTACTTATATTAGATGTCCTTCCTTTTTTGATAAACTTGTAAGTAGAGTTCACTATCTACTAGATTATATGCATTGCATTGAAGTAAAGGAATAGCTCCTACAGCAAAGCTTCAATGTTGAACTAACAAATTTATTTATCGCTCATATGTCTCagtcttttaaatatttgtgtctCTGGAATGAGTGGGGCCTATCCATCCAGGGGCCTTCCTATACTTCCAGATCTGTTTTATGTCTCTAGTTCCTGGAAGGAACTGTTTAATATTCCTTTTGTTCCCTCCTGTTGTTGTTccctcccaccctgccaggcCAAAGAAGCAGCTCCCCCGCGGGCGGTTGAGAACGCGCACGTGTTGCTGTTCCTGGGCGACTCTGTCACCACGGATCACATTTCCCCTGCTGGGAGCATTGccaggagcagtgctgctgccaagtACCTGACCAGCAAAGGGTGAGCCCTGCTGAATAACTGATCAGCATTGCTACCTTCTCTAGAAAGGCCTGTCTGCAGAAAGGGGAGACTGCATGtggaaaagcaaaatacttAATCAGTGTTAATAAATATGCTGGTAATGGTAAGAGGATTAGTAAGGTGGGTTGTTTCCTAGAGCAGTCTCCCCATAACTCTTCTGTAAGTACCACACTGCTTGCAGCACTTCATAAAAAActgtagaaaattaatttaaaattgtgGCTTTCCTCATGAATAACCTCGCAGTGAGTTGCACATTGTTCATGATTTATGATAATTACATTTGTTGGAGGTCCAGTTCTTTACATCTTCCACTGAAGACTTAAATATGCTGCAATAATTATAAGAAAAAATCATAATATCCTTTTAAATCAGATCATTTTTAACTGatttctttcaattttctttttattttagacTCACACCTCGTGAATTCAACTCTTATGGGGCTCGAAGAGGTAATGATGCTGTGATGACAAGAGGTACCTTTGCAAATATCAAGCTTCTGAATAAGTTCATCGGAAAACCAGCTCCTAAAACAATTCACTTCCCATCAGGACAAACGGTAGGAATATATTTGTTTGCACAGCCACTCTGGAATGGGGAGTGCAGGTTTAGAACTCACCCAAAATGTGTCATTTTGTTATTCCACAGCTAGATGTGTTTGAAGCAGCGGAGCTGTACCAGAAGGAAGGCATTCCTGTCATTATTCTAGCAGGAAAGAAGTATGGACTGGGTAGCTCAAGAGACTGGGCTGCAAAAGGGCCTTTTCTACTGGTACtgctggtttgtttgggtttgggggtggttttgttttttctggaaATATCTAAAAACACATGGTATGATTTCTTTGTCAGAATCTTCATGGGAGAGAATCACTAGTCAGGATAGATCTGAATTTCTTCATTATATAATTTACTGTCTTGGATACCAGACTTTGAGACAAATCAGGCATTTATCTATGCTGACCTCTGTTTGGTCTCCATGGCGTGTTCAGTATCTCATTGTTGGAGGCTAATTTCCACTAATACTGAGAATATATTCCAAGTCAGCCATTGATTCATGTCCTGTTCACCCCAGCATGGTCACTGTCTGTAACAAACTCCATTTCACACTGCATGGGCCTGCTCTGGCTTGTTTGCTTCCATCTAGCTGGGAAGCTACTAAATGATGTTACCAAGGTACATGAAGGACTCTGCAATGCACTCTCTTGAGCTTGAATTGTGAGATGTTGGACATAATCTGTGTTTGAAGGTTGCTGTTGTGTTTAACTGTTTTTGCAGGGTGTTAAAGCTGTCCTAGCTGAGAGCTACGAGAAGGTTCACAGGAGTCAGCTGATTGGAATTGGTATCGCTCCACTTCAGTTTCGTCCTGGGGAAAATCCAAGTACTTTGGGACTCACTGGCAGAGAGCAATTTTCTATATTGTTCCCTCCAGACCTGTTGCCCAGAATGACATTGGATATTAAGGTAtctttgcaatatttttaatttctctgttgaATGTTctgatgcagagaaaaaaaccctaattgTGATGAtagaaagcaaagcaaggaaagaCAGAACTTAATTCTCTTGGAAGGTAAGCTTATAGTCCTGCCTGAAGTTTGTCATGGCTGTTGGAGTTTCCCAAAGTACATAGACACGTGTTCTTTGTACACGTCTTCGTATGCAGCCTGATATTCTTGATCATTCTGAATGGTATTTTGCCCCTCATGGGCTTGGTCTTAGGGTAGAATTGAGTTTGTCTCTCATAAGTGTGATGATTTGAGAGAGGCTTCAGCTCTCCATGCTCGGTAAACAGCCCATAACACAGTTTGTGCCATCTGAGGAGCAGGATGTTCTTTGGTTGCCAACAGGCCCCTGGCGcgctcccagctgcagcacaacaAGCCTGCCTTCCATCTCAGCAGGCTCAGGGCCTGGATTTGCTTGTGTTCAACAAAACTTGGGGTTAGAATGTTGACTGAGAAATAAGCAAGGGGAAGTGAAAGCAAAGCTTTATTGGtttctcttttttgcttttcttttgaagacAAGCACTGGAAAAGTATTCAGCGTGATTGCCTTGTTTGAAAACAATATGGAGATAACTTTATACAAGCATGGTGGAAGTCTAAACTTTGTGGCTCGAAGATTCTTGTAGTAGCTACTGACTCTCTGGGTACCCTGCATAACTGGTAACTCAGCAAATGCCTTGTGTGAACCCAGGAATCTGTACTGTGGAACTGCAAACAGTCCTAGTGTGCTCAAAGTTACTTCGTCCATGGATGTAAAAGATTGTGAATCATTGTAACTGCAACGAGATCCtttctgattttaaataatattctAATGGTGCTATTAAACATTGCTAAAATCAACATGTGTATTGTGACAAGAGAGCTGTAAGTATGGAGGGGATGTTTTATCAGACCATTTTGTAAATAAACTATGCGAAATTGAAACTGATTGTGCTGAAGATTATTATGTAAGAAGATtttctgcagttgtttccaCTCATTTTTTGCACCTGTAAATCTGTGTACTGCTGTTTGTTGGTTTAAGAGTAGCAGATGGCATGGAATCTTAAAGGCcaaacagattttttattttcctcaacCAGAGCTTAAAAAAGATACCGAGTTTTCAATTTCTTTAGGTTATGGGCTGAACAAAAAGCAGTCCACACGAGGCCCATGGTATCCTGTATCACAGATGTTGACTTCCTTTCCTTTATGGGATTATATTTCCTCTGGATCCAGATTTAAACTGCTCAAGCTGTGAAATTCTGTGTGCTTAGAAATGTGGGAAACATTTCTGCGTTTAAAAACAGATCTCCCAGTTGTTTCATTCGTGCAGGTTAAGCCATGTTTCTTCTTGCCCTTCAACTGAAGTTTGTCGCATCTGCTTCAAGGGATGCACTTTTGTCATTTGTGACATGTTTTTATTGTGCTCAGAGAAAGTACCTCCTTGTAATGTTTTAACCTTTAAAGccttttaaaacatttgctAGGGCTGTTTAAATTCCTCTGCTTTAAATACAGCCTAATACATTACACGTGTCAGATGTCCAAGAGCCAGATGGCCACACTGCCTTTGAGAGCTTTCTCCcgtgctggcagctcccagctcttaCAGAGCAGCCCCTTCTGAGGAGGAGCCTGGAGCACTGAACAAACCTGTCTCTCatggcactgcagcactgctgcaattGTCAGCCCCTGTTCACAGCTCattggcaggagctgcagcatggCTTGTGTTCCCACTTCACAGAGCTTTGGTGGTGTCTGAGCTGTGCAAGTgagtgcagctccagcaggctcTTCCTGTGCTCCTGTCTTGAAAAGCTTCATAACTCCACTTACAGTTTATGTAGAGTTTCATTCCTGCTGGAGAACAAAACTGCAATACTTGCCTATAAATTGTCAAGATTTTGCTTTaaggatttttgttgttgataaATGTTGTCTAAAATATCAAAACATTCAAGAGGACTGTATTAGCTTTATTTACTTGTACTTTGAATTTATAACCAGATAGTGAAATAGTTGACTTGTGAACTAAGAGATGAACTGTGCAAATCTTTGAATAGTATGTTTgacattccttta
The genomic region above belongs to Haemorhous mexicanus isolate bHaeMex1 chromosome 13, bHaeMex1.pri, whole genome shotgun sequence and contains:
- the IREB2 gene encoding iron-responsive element-binding protein 2 isoform X1, translating into MDPPRTGSPYQPAIEALKSYPEKKFYNVSKLGGAKYDTLPYSIRVLFESSVRNCDGFLVKETDAMNILDWKTKQNHVEVPFCPARVVLQDFTGIPAMVDFAAMREAVRNAGGDPAKVNPACPTDLTVDHSLQIDFSKCAIQNAPNPGGGEQKPLARLSPLKPPLRKPPPCRGHSGCRGSCGAGEAGRSPGPFSAQIENTPILCPFHLQPVPEPETVLKNQEMEFGRNRERLQFFKWSSKVFENISIIPPETGTAHQVNLEYLSRVVFDVKDFLHPDSVVGTDSHTTMVNGLGILGWGVGGIETEAVMLGMPLTLTLPEVVGCELTGAVSPFATSIDIVLSITKHLRQADVAGKFVEFFGSGVSQLSVADRTTIANMCPEYGAILSFFPVDNVTLKHLKHAGFDKAKLEVTEAYLKAVKLFRNDESSSREPEYSQVVQVSLSSIIPYVSGPKRSQDRVAVNNMKSDFQACLNEKSGVKGFQIAAEKQNDIVPVQYEGNEYKLSHGCVVIAAVISCTNNCNPSVMLAAGLLAKKAVEAGLVVKPYIRTSLSPGSGMVTHYLSSSGVLPYLSKLGFEVVGYGCSTCVGNTAPLPEAIRNAIKQGDLIACGVLSGTKNFEGRLCDCVRANYLASPPLVVAYAIAGTVHIDFDTEPLGTGFNGKSIYLRDIWPTRQELHTVEEERVISSMFKELKEKMEKGNKRWNLLEAPESTLFPWDLKSTYIRCPSFFDKLAKEAAPPRAVENAHVLLFLGDSVTTDHISPAGSIARSSAAAKYLTSKGLTPREFNSYGARRGNDAVMTRGTFANIKLLNKFIGKPAPKTIHFPSGQTLDVFEAAELYQKEGIPVIILAGKKYGLGSSRDWAAKGPFLLGVKAVLAESYEKVHRSQLIGIGIAPLQFRPGENPSTLGLTGREQFSILFPPDLLPRMTLDIKTSTGKVFSVIALFENNMEITLYKHGGSLNFVARRFL
- the IREB2 gene encoding iron-responsive element-binding protein 2 isoform X2, with amino-acid sequence MDPPRTGSPYQPAIEALKSYPEKKFYNVSKLGGAKYDTLPYSIRVLFESSVRNCDGFLVKETDAMNILDWKTKQNHVEVPFCPARVVLQDFTGIPAMVDFAAMREAVRNAGGDPAKVNPACPTDLTVDHSLQIDFSKWPETVLKNQEMEFGRNRERLQFFKWSSKVFENISIIPPETGTAHQVNLEYLSRVVFDVKDFLHPDSVVGTDSHTTMVNGLGILGWGVGGIETEAVMLGMPLTLTLPEVVGCELTGAVSPFATSIDIVLSITKHLRQADVAGKFVEFFGSGVSQLSVADRTTIANMCPEYGAILSFFPVDNVTLKHLKHAGFDKAKLEVTEAYLKAVKLFRNDESSSREPEYSQVVQVSLSSIIPYVSGPKRSQDRVAVNNMKSDFQACLNEKSGVKGFQIAAEKQNDIVPVQYEGNEYKLSHGCVVIAAVISCTNNCNPSVMLAAGLLAKKAVEAGLVVKPYIRTSLSPGSGMVTHYLSSSGVLPYLSKLGFEVVGYGCSTCVGNTAPLPEAIRNAIKQGDLIACGVLSGTKNFEGRLCDCVRANYLASPPLVVAYAIAGTVHIDFDTEPLGTGFNGKSIYLRDIWPTRQELHTVEEERVISSMFKELKEKMEKGNKRWNLLEAPESTLFPWDLKSTYIRCPSFFDKLAKEAAPPRAVENAHVLLFLGDSVTTDHISPAGSIARSSAAAKYLTSKGLTPREFNSYGARRGNDAVMTRGTFANIKLLNKFIGKPAPKTIHFPSGQTLDVFEAAELYQKEGIPVIILAGKKYGLGSSRDWAAKGPFLLGVKAVLAESYEKVHRSQLIGIGIAPLQFRPGENPSTLGLTGREQFSILFPPDLLPRMTLDIKTSTGKVFSVIALFENNMEITLYKHGGSLNFVARRFL